A region from the Lolium perenne isolate Kyuss_39 chromosome 4, Kyuss_2.0, whole genome shotgun sequence genome encodes:
- the LOC139838972 gene encoding uncharacterized protein codes for MAAKRRRSCMDDLLEEVLQEVFSRVGNVKDLFRLAVTCRRWLRRFTDAAFLRGLWGAGHRARLLGFFFQQQTGCQGTSVFEPTFLPAPGSPLHAIASFNDGNFNNAKPLAVRRGIVLMQLTARTVGTCLFGLCNPITGERHVLPPLRCSGGVLYSCYAIITAADSDLDGKPSSGRFAFSQLLLTILTTNYKVNLHSYSAASRSWSAHAMCRDKLTPLSLVGETSATVHRGAAHWLWLNHDENLLYKLSTEVGKHPCVLSFTKLPQLRVGGSPLLCVNGDGQLSIACLYPMHLTVWTQHGEDAAWLRTAALRLPIPAAPNTLLEKWPCFNGGSMLLVHRSSAISVLDLDKKVVEKIMDHGLLPIFSNIMDHTSALAYKMDLVEFFLLHLGGLCSGRPIE; via the coding sequence ATGGCTGCTAAGAGACGACGAAGCTGCATGGATGATCTGCTGGAGGAGGTCCTCCAGGAGGTCTTCTCCCGCGTGGGCAACGTCAAAGACCTCTTCAGATTGGCCGTGACATGCCGACGGTGGCTGCGCCGCTTCACCGACGCGGCCTTCCTCCGCGGGCTGTGGGGCGCGGGGCACCGCGCGCGCCTCCTCGGCTTCTTCTTCCAGCAGCAGACGGGCTGCCAAGGGACCTCTGTCTTCGAGCCAACCTTCCTGCCGGCGCCAGGGTCGCCGCTCCATGCCATCGCCTCCTTCAACGACGGCAACTTCAACAACGCCAAGCCCCTAGCAGTGCGCCGCGGCATCGTCCTGATGCAGCTCACCGCCCGCACCGTGGGGACCTGCCTCTTCGGCCTCTGCAACCCTATCACCGGCGAACGCCACGTTCTCCCGCctctccggtgctccggcggcgtCCTGTACAGCTGCTATGCCATCATCACAGCCGCCGATAGCGATCTCGATGGGAAGCCGTCGTCCGGGCGCTTCGCCTTCTCGCAGCTGCTCCTCACCATCCTAACCACGAATTATAAAGTAAACCTCCACTCCTACTCCGCCGCCTCGCGCAGCTGGAGCGCGCACGCCATGTGTCGGGACAAACTCACCCCCCTCTCGCTCGTGGGCGAGACGTCCGCGACCGTTCACCGGGGCGCCGCCCACTGGCTGTGGCTTAACCATGATGAAAACCTGCTGTACAAACTCAGCACGGAGGTGGGCAAACACCCATGCGTCCTCTCCTTCACAAAGCTCCCGCAGCTCCGCGTCGGGGGCTCGCCGCTCCTCTGCGTCAACGGAGATGGCCAACTCTCCATCGCCTGCCTGTATCCCATGCACCTGACTGTTTGGACCCAGCACGGAGAAGACGCGGCGTGGCTCCGCACTGCTGCGCTCAGACTTCCAATACCAGCAGCGCCCAACACACTACTCGAGAAGTGGCCCTGCTTCAACGGGGGATCGATGCTCTTGGTGCACAGGAGCAGCGCCATCTCCGTCCTCGATCTGGACAAGAAGGTGGTGGAAAAGATCATGGACCATGGCTTGCTGCCCATATTCAGCAATATAATGGATCATACGAGCGCTCTGGCGTACAAGATGGACTTGGTGGAGTTCTTTCTGCTACACCTTGGTGGTCTATGCAGTGGTCGTCCTATAGAGTAG